One genomic region from Phragmites australis chromosome 1, lpPhrAust1.1, whole genome shotgun sequence encodes:
- the LOC133895848 gene encoding large ribosomal subunit protein uL24z-like — protein sequence MKRNPRVTSSRRKCRKAHFTAPSSVRRVLMSAALSTELRHKYNVRSIPVRKDDEVQVVRGTYKGREGKVVQVYRRRWVIHIERITREKVNGSTVNVGIHPSKVMVTKLKLDKDRKALLDRKARGRAADKAKGKFTAEDVAAAAGGAAATGASLQEID from the coding sequence atgaaGCGCAATCCCCGCGTCACGAGTTCCCGCCGGAAGTGCCGCAAGGCGCACTTCACGGCCCCGTCCTCCGTCCGCCGTGTGCTCATGTCCGCGGCGCTGTCGACGGAGCTCCGCCACAAGTACAACGTGCGCTCTATCCCGGTCCGCAAGGACGACGAGGTGCAGGTGGTGCGAGGCACCTACAAGGGCCGTGAGGGCAAGGTGGTGCAGGTGTACCGCCGCCGCTGGGTCATCCACATTGAGAGGATCACCCGCGAGAAGGTGAACGGTTCCACTGTCAACGTCGGCATCCACCCCTCCAAGGTCATGGTCACCAAGCTCAAGCTCGACAAGGACCGCAAGGCCCTCCTCGACCGTAAGGCCCGCGGCCGCGCGGCCGACAAGGCCAAGGGCAAGTTCACGGCCGAAGACGTCGCCGCTGCTGCCGggggcgccgccgccactgGCGCCTCGCTCCAGGAGATCGATTAG